The proteins below are encoded in one region of Syntrophorhabdaceae bacterium:
- a CDS encoding universal stress protein: protein MLKPTKILVPTDFSAYSDKALEQALDIARQYNAQVFLLHVIEHDMDFLLGLYPTYSEELVRMIKNHPWNEAEENIKKQLAKFSQVREVKITTKVCQGVAYQEILEEAKDKGIDLIVIASLGRSGIAKYLIGGVARNVLKGSTCPVLLTK from the coding sequence ATGTTGAAACCGACCAAGATTCTCGTACCCACCGACTTCTCCGCCTATTCAGACAAAGCATTGGAGCAAGCGCTCGATATAGCCAGGCAGTATAACGCACAGGTCTTTCTTCTCCACGTTATTGAACACGACATGGATTTTCTTTTAGGGCTCTATCCGACGTATTCCGAAGAGTTGGTGCGGATGATAAAGAACCATCCGTGGAATGAGGCGGAAGAAAACATCAAGAAACAGCTTGCCAAGTTTTCGCAAGTAAGAGAGGTAAAGATAACCACCAAAGTTTGCCAGGGGGTTGCTTATCAGGAAATACTGGAGGAGGCAAAAGACAAGGGCATCGATCTCATCGTGATAGCCTCTCTCGGAAGATCGGGTATCGCAAAGTACCTGATCGGCGGTGTGGCCCGCAATGTGCTTAAGGGCTC
- a CDS encoding MFS transporter, translated as MDRESPPAAKQSTFDFIGRAFRYRNYRLFFGGQGVSLIGTWMQQIAMSWLVYRLTNSAFYLGLIGFTGQAPIFFLTSFAGVLIDRIHRRNLLIITQTLATLQASILAFLTISGQIQVWHLVLLSIFLGSINAVDMPARQSFVIEMVENKQDLGNAIALNSFMFNSARLVGPSIAGLVVAAIGEGPCFLLNAISFLAIIATLLAMRIPKPKNENRSASLFHGLKEGYRYVLGFPPIRYVLLLLALTSLVGMPYVVLMPIFARDILHGGPHTLGFLMGALGVGALAGALYLASRKSILGLGRLIVIASSMFGAGLVIFSFSRHFVLSVFILFFTGLGMIVQMASSNTILQTIVEEDKRGRIMSFYTMAMAGTVPFGSIMAGSLASRIGAPDTLIIGGSLSIVGSLLFMKKLPVIRQAVRPCM; from the coding sequence ATGGATAGAGAATCACCGCCAGCGGCCAAACAATCGACCTTTGATTTTATCGGAAGGGCTTTTCGTTACAGGAATTACCGGCTTTTCTTTGGGGGCCAGGGTGTTTCCCTGATCGGGACATGGATGCAGCAGATAGCTATGAGCTGGCTTGTTTACCGCCTGACCAATTCCGCCTTTTACCTGGGTCTCATAGGCTTTACCGGCCAGGCCCCGATTTTTTTCCTCACCTCCTTTGCGGGGGTCTTAATTGACCGTATCCACCGTCGGAATCTCCTCATCATAACGCAGACGTTGGCCACTCTCCAGGCGTCTATTCTGGCGTTTCTTACCATAAGCGGACAGATTCAGGTCTGGCACCTTGTGCTGTTAAGTATCTTTCTCGGCTCCATCAATGCCGTGGACATGCCGGCCCGCCAGTCCTTTGTCATAGAGATGGTAGAAAACAAGCAAGACCTTGGGAATGCTATTGCGCTCAACTCTTTTATGTTCAATAGCGCACGGCTCGTAGGCCCGTCAATCGCCGGTCTGGTCGTGGCCGCCATTGGCGAGGGTCCCTGCTTTCTGCTAAACGCCATAAGTTTTCTCGCCATTATTGCTACACTGCTTGCCATGAGGATACCTAAACCAAAGAACGAGAACAGGTCTGCCTCCCTTTTTCATGGATTAAAAGAGGGGTATCGATATGTTTTAGGCTTTCCGCCGATTCGATATGTCCTTCTTCTGTTGGCCCTCACGAGCCTCGTTGGTATGCCGTATGTGGTCCTCATGCCCATTTTCGCGCGGGACATACTCCACGGAGGACCTCACACCCTGGGTTTTCTCATGGGCGCGCTCGGCGTGGGCGCGCTCGCGGGGGCGCTCTATCTTGCCTCCCGCAAATCCATCCTTGGTTTAGGAAGGCTTATTGTCATCGCTTCGAGCATGTTTGGCGCGGGGCTTGTCATCTTCTCCTTTTCCCGCCATTTTGTGCTCTCTGTCTTCATCCTCTTTTTCACCGGTTTAGGTATGATCGTCCAGATGGCTTCGAGCAACACGATCTTGCAGACTATCGTTGAGGAAGATAAACGGGGGCGTATCATGAGCTTTTACACCATGGCCATGGCCGGTACGGTCCCCTTCGGAAGCATCATGGCAGGTAGCCTTGCAAGCAGGATCGGTGCTCCCGATACCCTTATCATTGGCGGCTCACTCTCTATCGTCGGTTCTCTCCTCTTCATGAAGAAACTCCCTGTGATTCGGCAGGCAGTGAGACCCTGTATGTGA
- a CDS encoding aminopeptidase codes for MQRQSGWKSKSKEEIKEIFQFAEEYKEFLDRAKTEREAAEYIERYLKINNFQTDCTKKKVYAVNRGKEVIAYVAGSRGPSAGLNIIVAHIDAPRLDLKQNPLYEDVDLALLRTHYYGGIKKYQWLAMPLALHGVVVKGDGTSVQIVVGEEDEDPVFMIDDLLPHLSRKTQDEKKLSDAIDGEKLTVVFGSLPLVGKEKDAVKEYVLKLMADKYDIAENDFISAELEVVPAFKAKDVGIDRSMVGAYGQDDRASAFTLLQAICETEDLERPCLAIFTDKEEIGSEGATSVRSAFLQLFLDEVMAGQGLAMSDAESRKMLFYSKALSADVNGALNPTFQDVHERQNAAYLGRGVCISKFTGHMGKVGASDASAEFVGEITRLFTRENIIWQTGELGKIDEGGGGTVAKYLAAYGMDILDCGVPLLTMHSPYELSSKLDIFESYRAFTIFFKS; via the coding sequence ATGCAAAGACAATCAGGGTGGAAATCCAAGTCAAAAGAGGAAATTAAAGAAATCTTTCAGTTCGCTGAAGAGTACAAGGAATTTCTCGATCGTGCCAAGACTGAGAGAGAGGCTGCCGAATATATCGAGCGGTATCTGAAGATCAACAATTTTCAGACCGATTGCACGAAGAAAAAGGTATATGCGGTAAACCGCGGTAAGGAAGTGATCGCTTATGTGGCCGGAAGCCGGGGCCCGTCGGCGGGACTTAACATTATCGTTGCTCACATCGATGCACCGAGGCTCGACCTCAAACAGAACCCCCTGTACGAAGACGTCGATCTGGCGCTCTTGCGCACACACTATTACGGCGGCATCAAGAAATATCAGTGGCTCGCCATGCCGCTTGCCCTTCATGGCGTGGTGGTAAAGGGAGATGGCACTTCGGTGCAGATTGTCGTCGGGGAGGAGGACGAAGACCCTGTCTTCATGATCGACGACCTGCTGCCCCACCTTTCCCGCAAGACTCAGGACGAAAAGAAGCTTTCCGACGCGATCGATGGCGAGAAGCTCACCGTAGTTTTTGGAAGCCTTCCGCTTGTGGGCAAGGAAAAAGATGCCGTGAAAGAATACGTCTTGAAGCTCATGGCCGACAAATACGATATTGCGGAAAATGACTTTATCAGCGCCGAGTTGGAGGTAGTTCCCGCATTCAAGGCCAAAGATGTGGGCATCGACAGGAGCATGGTGGGTGCTTATGGACAAGATGACCGGGCTTCAGCCTTTACGCTTCTTCAGGCGATCTGCGAGACTGAAGATCTCGAGCGCCCGTGTCTTGCTATTTTTACGGACAAGGAAGAAATCGGCTCGGAGGGGGCCACAAGCGTTAGATCGGCCTTCCTGCAGCTGTTTCTCGATGAAGTCATGGCGGGCCAGGGTTTAGCGATGAGCGATGCGGAATCAAGAAAGATGCTTTTCTATTCGAAGGCGCTTTCTGCGGACGTGAATGGCGCTCTCAATCCGACCTTTCAGGATGTCCACGAGCGTCAGAATGCCGCCTATCTCGGCCGGGGCGTTTGCATTTCAAAATTCACCGGGCATATGGGCAAGGTGGGGGCGAGCGACGCCAGCGCCGAATTTGTTGGAGAGATCACGAGGCTCTTTACCAGGGAGAATATTATCTGGCAGACGGGAGAACTCGGAAAAATCGACGAAGGGGGAGGTGGAACGGTGGCGAAATACCTTGCCGCGTACGGCATGGATATACTTGATTGCGGTGTGCCGCTTTTGACCATGCACTCACCCTATGAATTGTCGAGCAAGCTCGATATCTTCGAATCATACCGTGCTTTCACCATCTTCTTTAAATCGTAG
- a CDS encoding flavodoxin family protein, producing MKIVALIGSPKGIKGNTAALLKVVLEGAESKGAETETIAIRGGEIKPCLGCDTCHRVGVCPQKDEFNAVKAKIIKAEGLILASPNYIFHVSAQLKAFIDRCCGVVHCQSFEGKYGASVVTSGGGDEQPIADYLNHFLVTTGAIPVGSVCATMGRLQGQDFPHDLRKGAYALGEKLVAAWKNKETKGEYESTSVKFQERMRSLMIWRKQEWPYEYEYWKKHRFLNDSEKG from the coding sequence ATGAAAATCGTCGCTCTTATCGGTAGTCCAAAGGGGATCAAAGGAAACACGGCCGCATTACTCAAAGTGGTGCTTGAGGGGGCAGAAAGCAAAGGAGCTGAGACCGAGACCATCGCTATTCGGGGAGGAGAAATAAAGCCGTGTCTCGGCTGTGATACGTGCCACCGGGTAGGGGTGTGCCCGCAAAAGGATGAATTTAACGCGGTCAAGGCAAAGATCATTAAGGCAGAAGGTCTTATCCTGGCAAGCCCCAATTACATATTCCACGTGAGCGCCCAGCTGAAAGCCTTTATAGATCGCTGCTGTGGCGTGGTTCACTGCCAAAGCTTCGAGGGCAAGTATGGGGCTTCTGTGGTCACTTCCGGGGGAGGAGATGAGCAACCGATTGCCGACTATCTGAATCATTTCTTGGTGACTACGGGGGCTATTCCCGTGGGTTCGGTATGCGCCACCATGGGCCGGTTGCAAGGGCAGGATTTCCCTCACGATCTGAGAAAAGGGGCGTACGCATTGGGTGAGAAGCTGGTGGCGGCCTGGAAGAACAAAGAAACAAAAGGCGAGTACGAAAGTACCTCGGTTAAATTTCAGGAACGCATGCGATCCCTCATGATCTGGCGTAAACAAGAGTGGCCCTATGAATACGAATACTGGAAGAAACACCGCTTTCTCAATGATTCGGAGAAAGGGTGA